In a single window of the Notamacropus eugenii isolate mMacEug1 chromosome 4, mMacEug1.pri_v2, whole genome shotgun sequence genome:
- the RLN3 gene encoding relaxin-3 — protein sequence MEKGSWTRHHRALAPGQVFLLSSPYIWSTMPKAVLLLVLWALLGDLPAAEGRTSPYAVKLCGREFIRAVIFTCGGSRWRRARAGDAFAEELGSDSQETTSIEWLSSPLLPLSREPDDFYSNVGSPSWPGMSRSRSESEPEARPGQSFLRGGRDVLAGVSSNCCKWGCSKTEISSLC from the exons ATGGAAAAAGGCAGCTGGACCCGACATCATCGTGCTCTGGCTCCAGGGCAGGTGTTTCTTCTTAGCAGTCCTTACATCTGGTCCACCATGCCCAAGGCAGTGCTGCTTCTGGTACTGTGGGCTTTGCTGGGGGATCTGCCAGCAGCTGAGGGCCGGACATCTCCATATGCAGTAAAGCTGTGTGGCCGAGAATTCATCCGGGCTGTCATCTTTACCTGTGGGGGATCTCGATGGAGAAGGGCTAGGGCAG GGGATGCCTTTGCTGAGGAGTTGGGGAGTGATTCCCAGGAAACCACTTCAATTGAATGGCTGTCCAGTCCCCTCTTGCCACTGTCCAGGGAGCCTGATGACTTCTACAGCAATGTGGGAAGCCCTAGCTGGCCTGGGATGTCCAGGAGCCGGTCAGAGTCAGAGCCTGAAGCCAGACCTGGCCAGAGCTTCCTTCGAGGTGGTCGGGATGTTCTAGCAGGTGTCTCCAGCAACTGCTGCAAGTGGGGCTGCAGCAAGACTGAGATCAGCAGCCTGTGCTAG